Proteins encoded in a region of the Drosophila busckii strain San Diego stock center, stock number 13000-0081.31 chromosome 2L, ASM1175060v1, whole genome shotgun sequence genome:
- the LOC108607717 gene encoding dnaJ homolog shv, protein MQVIKGLVLLQLVLFLVDEALAGRDFYKILNVKRNANTNEIKKAYRRLAKELHPDKNKDDPDASSKFQDLGAAYEVLSNADKRKTYDRCGEECLKKEGMMDHGGDPFSSFFGDFGFHFGNGDPHQHDTPRGADIIMNMFVSLEELYSGNFVEIVRNKPVSKPAAGTRKCNCRQEMVTRNLGPGRFQMIQQTVCDECPNVKLVNEERTLEIEVEQGMVDGQETRFVAEGEPHIDGEPGDLIVRVQQMPHDRFLRKGDDLYTNVTISLQDALIGFNMEIKHLDGHIVPVTREKITWPGARIRKKGEGMPNFENNNLTGNLYITFDVEFPKKDLSEEEKESLKSILEQSSLNRVYNGL, encoded by the exons ATGCAGGTTATTAAAGGACTGGTGCTGTTGCAACTGGTGTTGTTCCTAGTAGACGAAGCGCTGGCGGGGCGAGACTTTTACAAGATTTTAAATGTCAAGCGCAATGCAAACACAAATGAGATTAAGAAGGCGTACCGGCGACTGGCCAAAGAGCTGCATCCTGATAAAAACAAAGACGATCCAGATGCATCCAGTAAATTTCAGGATCTGGGCGCTGCCTATGAAGTGCTATCAAATGCTGACAAGCGCAAGACATACGACCGCTGCGGCGAGGAGTGTCTGAAAAAGGAAGGCATGATGGACCATGGCGGCGATCCGTTCAGCAGCTTCTTTGGTGACTTTGGCTTTCACTTTGGCAATGGTGATCCGCATCAGCATGATACGCCGCGTGGTGCCGACATTATAATGAATATGTTTGTGTCGCTGGAGGAACTTTACTCCGGCAACTTTGTGGAGATTGTGCGCAATAAGCCTGTGTCGAAGCCTGCTGCAGGCACacgcaaatgcaattgccgTCAGGAGATGGTTACACGCAACTTGGGTCCTGGACGCTTCCAGATGATACAGCAAACAGTTTGCGATGAATGTCCCAATGTTAAGCTCGTCAACGAGGAGCGTACGCTGGAAATTGAGGTGGAGCAGGGCATGGTCGATGGCCAAGAGACGCGCTTTGTTGCTGAGGGTGAGCCGCATATTGATGGCGAGCCCGGCGATCTAATTGTGCGTGTGCAGCAGATGCCACATGATCGCTTCCTGCGTAAGGGCGATGATCTCTATACAAATGTAACCATAAGTCTGCAGGATGCGCTTATTGGTTTCAACATGGAAATTAAGCATTTAGATGGACACATAGTACCAGTGACAAGGGAAAAGATTACCTGGCCAGGAGCGCGCATACGCAAGAAGGGCGAGGGCATGCCCaactttgaaaataataatctaACTGGCAATCTCTACATAACCTTTGACGTAGAGTTTCCCAAAAAGGACCTCAGCGAGGAGGAAAAGGAAT cacttAAATCTATACTCGAGCAGTCGTCCCTCAATCGAGTCTACAATGGGCTGTGA
- the LOC108607716 gene encoding protein croquemort, which produces MCCKCCGETQRKSWVFGLGSVFVILGILAVVLWPGLADKLVENGLKLAPGTDTYDSWVEAPIPIYLEFYLFNWTNPEDIRNPNIKPHFTEHGPYVYLEKHKKENYTFYPNATVSYYERRTWFFDHQRSNGTEKDLITAAHVITATVADEMRHVNRLYKKVINFMLNTEGGKLYVTKPVNEWIFDGYQDDLTDFLNLFNTTKIDIPYTRFGWLADRNQSLEYDGLFTIHTGTDDISNIGRLTHWNSKNETGFYKAPCGIVNGTTGDLFPPKMNVNDEVTIFATDACRFMNLRPEGTLERHGLTATRWVGTEETLDSGENYPNQQCFCDPRLEECPKTGVVECKACRDGAPIYSSFPHFYLADKSYLNAVSGLQPDKSKHEFVMAVEPTLGVPVQVHGRIQINMMMEPDEDFDIYRGVQKLLMPMFWFDQKAELSSELAAKARLAINLSDYGFYFGIASIVFGGIFLITGITLTITKRWVRRPVDDEDILTN; this is translated from the exons ATGTGCTGCAAGTGCTGTGGAGAAACTCAACGCAAGAGCTGGGTCTTTGGTCTAGGATCGGTGTTTGTTATATTGGGCATACTAGCTGTGGTGCTGTGGCCTGGACTGGCGGACAAGCTGGTGGAGAAT GGTCTCAAACTGGCGCCTGGCACTGATACCTACGACAGCTGGGTAGAAGCACCTATACCCATTTACTTGGAATTCTATTTGTTCAACTGGACCAATCCAGAGGATATACGCAATCCGAATATTAAACCACATTTTACAGAGCACGGTCCCTATGTTTACTTGGAGAAACATAAAAAGGAGAACTACACATTTTATCCAAATGCAACAGTTTCATATTATGAGCGACGCACTTGGTTCTTTGACCATCAGCGCTCCAATGGCACGGAAAAGGATTTGATAACAGCGGCGCATGTTATCACAGCGACAGTTGCCGATGAAATGCGTCATGTGAATCGATTGTATAAGAAAGTTATTAACTTTATGCTGAACACGGAGGGTGGCAAGTTGTATGTCACCAAGCCGGTGAATGAGTGGATCTTTGATGGCTATCAGGATGATCTTACCGACTTTCTGAATCTTTTTAATACCACTAAGATTGACATACCCTATACAcgctttggctggctggcagatCGCAACCAATCGCTGGAGTACGATGGTTTGTTTACAATACACACAGGCACCGATGACATATCCAATATAGGACGTCTTACGCATTGGAATAGCAAGAACGAAACGGGTTTCTATAAGGCGCCCTGTGGCATTGTCAATGGCACCACTGGCGATCTATTTCCACCCAAAATGAATGTAAACGATGAGGTTACCATATTTGCCACCGATGCTTGTCGTTTTATGAATCTGCGTCCGGAGGGCACTTTGGAGCGACATGGCCTGACTGCTACACGCTGGGTGGGCACAGAGGAAACACTCGACTCGGGTGAAAACTATCCCAATCAGCAGTGCTTCTGCGATCCGCGTTTGGAGGAGTGTCCCAAGACAGGCGTAGTGGAGTGCAAGGCTTGTCGCGATGGCGCACCCATCTACTCTTCATTTCCACATTTCTATTTGGCAGACAAGTCGTATTTGAATGCTGTCAGCGGCCTGCAGCCGGACAAGTCCAAGCATGAGTTTGTCATGGCTGTGGAGCCAACGCTGGGCGTGCCAGTGCAAGTGCATGGACGCATTCAGATTAATATGATGATGGAGCCGGATGAGGACTTTGA catTTATCGCGGTGTACAGAAGCTGCTGATGCCCATGTTCTGGTTTGATCAAAAGGCAGAGCTAAGCTCAGAGCTGGCAGCTAAGGCGAGA TTGGCAATCAATCTGTCCGACTATGGCTTCTACTTTGGCATTGCCTCAATTGTCTTTGGCGGCATTTTCTTAATCACAGGCATAACACTTACAATTACCAAGCGCTGGGTGCGTCGTCCTGTTGATGATGAGGACATTTTAACCAACTAA
- the LOC108607714 gene encoding mediator of RNA polymerase II transcription subunit 15 isoform X1 — MTSKQFLIFILLLLPWPPTNVIKILCSRDNSRLVRKIVRSKWTPILDKHQVKLPLECPLHALRDVFAPRQAEKQRDRPTQWTCRLCGKSFYQEKYLDLHFEARHKSLINVEETAVCLADFCDIMRCEVFQTEDASSLKFGDQHIVTDIEVWGDSLGQNSALAKANAAYMSLIPRTSTLSATRAAKVQNRQLLPEQPSQGAAQSSAEDASKKSAGEKLLLKLKELGQGHLKRAPDPAAAAEAESEQSPVPAQQNETEQQAELDGEQQPQAEQTAESHAEATATTAPEAEQEGVGQSKVRANCKAEELSKLKARCELLLRGCIGSLLLSMSDQSFRELEEEMNKAVCWYLTCDRYWEDGPLEPRAFPWGLIVILIFVLSTGICFCYYIIWILFDSEETTINANHYAGAVAGGSIYMPAPQHHYHVDYATQQDLDAAVTLEQQQQQQQYYYQQQQQQQQQQQQQQQQAGARDLYPEQVQYHRHSPRHYIADQRPTLASSASVGQGTPTTSAGVRQAVGTSSNASTPLHRHSTSLGYPQDILDRRDYTSSGRTMSSAMEPPPRHYNTHPRPLETRHRHVGSSQQSLRASSSTHEIVQSELGGQNEHYIYVTYPPDLKKRYFE, encoded by the exons ATGACATCCAAGCAATTTCTCatcttcattttgttgctgctgccatggcCACCCACCAATGTAATCAAGATACTCTGCTCCAGAGATAACAGCCGGCTGGTGCGCAAGATAGTGCGCTCCAAATGGACGCCCATACTGGACAAGCATCAA GTCAAATTGCCTTTGGAGTGTCCGCTGCATGCCTTGCGCGATGTCTTTGCGCCACGTCAGGCGGAGAAGCAGCGTGATCGTCCCACGCAGTGGACTTGCCGGCTCTGCGGCAAGAGTTTCTATCAGGAGAAGTACTTGGATTTGCACTTTGAGGCGCGTCACAAGTCGCTCATCAATGTGGAGGAGACGGCCGTCTGCTTGGCTGATTTCTGTGACATTATGCGCTGCGAGGTGTTTCAAACAGAGGATGCTTCTAGTCTAAAATTCGGTGATCAGCATATAGTTACAGACATAGAAGTTTGGGGTGACTCCTTGGGACAGAATTCCGCGTTGGCCAAAGCGAATGCCGCCTACATGAGTTTAATACCAAG GACTTCCACATTGAGTGCCACGCGTGCAGCCAAAGTACAAAATCGTCAATTACTCCCAGAGCAGCCAAGTCAAGGCGCAGCGCAGTCTAGCGCCGAGGATGCCAGCAAGAAATCTGCAGGCgagaagctgctgctaaagctTAAAGAACTAGGGCAAGGGCATTTAAAACGCGCGCCAgatccagcagcagcggcggagGCGGAGTCAGAGCAGTCGCCAGTGCCAGCGCAGCAGAATGAAACAGAGCAGCAGGCGGAGCTGGATGGCGAGCAACAGCCGCAGGCAGAACAAACTGCTGAGAGTCACGcagaggcaacagcaacaacagcgcccGAAGCGGAGCAGGAAGGCGTTGGCCAAAGCAAAGTGCGTGCCAATTGCAAGGCAGAGGAGCTGAGCAAGCTCAAGGCACGCTGCGAACTTTTGCTGCGCGGCTGCATTGGCAGCTTGCTGCTCTCCATGTCGGATCAATCGTTTCGCGAGCTGGAGGAGGAAATGAACAAGGCGGTGTGCTGGTATCTAACCTGTGATCGCTACTGGGAGGATGGTCCACTCGAACCACGTGCCTTTCCTTGGGGTCTCATTGTCATACTCATCTTTGTGCTCTCCACgggcatttgcttttgttattacatCATCTGGATACTGTTTGA CTCCGAAGAAACGACAATCAATGCCAATCATTATGCAGGCGCCGTAGCCGGCGGCAGCATCTACATGCCTGCCCCCCAGCACCATTACCATGTCGACTATGCCACACAACAGGACTTGGACGCCGCCGTTACGttggagcaacagcagcagcagcagcaatactattaccaacagcaacagcagcagcagcagcagcagcagcaacaacagcagcaggcgggAGCTCGAGATTTGTACCCCGAACAAGTTCAATATCATCGGCACAGTCCGCGTCACTACATCGCCGATCAACGTCCCACACTGGCGTCGAGTGCGTCCGTGGGCCAGGGCACGCCTACGACATCGGCCGGCGTCCGGCAAGCGGTGGGAACATCCTCCAACGCCAGCACACCGCTCCACCGGCACTCGACGAGCCTGGGCTACCCACAGGACATTTTAGACCGACGCGACTATACAAGTAGTGGGCGCACCATGAGCTCCGCCATGGAGCCGCCGCCACGTCACTATAATACGCATCCGCGACCGCTAGAGACGCGACATCGCCACGTTGGCTCATCGCAGCAATCGCTGCGCGCCTCCTCCTCCACGCACGAGATTGTGCAGTCGGAGCTGGGCGGACAGAATGAGCACTATATCTACGTCACGTATCCGCCGGATCTGAAGAAGCGCTACTTCGAGTAA
- the LOC108607714 gene encoding uncharacterized protein LOC108607714 isoform X2, translated as MTSKQFLIFILLLLPWPPTNVIKILCSRDNSRLVRKIVRSKWTPILDKHQVKLPLECPLHALRDVFAPRQAEKQRDRPTQWTCRLCGKSFYQEKYLDLHFEARHKSLINVEETAVCLADFCDIMRCEVFQTEDASSLKFGDQHIVTDIEVWGDSLGQNSALAKANAAYMSLIPRTSTLSATRAAKVQNRQLLPEQPSQGAAQSSAEDASKKSAGEKLLLKLKELGQGHLKRAPDPAAAAEAESEQSPVPAQQNETEQQAELDGEQQPQAEQTAESHAEATATTAPEAEQEGVGQSKVRANCKAEELSKLKARCELLLRGCIGSLLLSMSDQSFRELEEEMNKAVCWYLTCDRYWEDGPLEPRAFPWGLIVILIFVLSTGICFCYYIIWILFDHLLQLRRNDNQCQSLCRRRSRRQHLHACPPAPLPCRLCHTTGLGRRRYVGATAAAAAILLPTATAAAAAAAATTAAGGSSRFVPRTSSISSAQSASLHRRSTSHTGVECVRGPGHAYDIGRRPASGGNILQRQHTAPPALDEPGLPTGHFRPTRLYK; from the exons ATGACATCCAAGCAATTTCTCatcttcattttgttgctgctgccatggcCACCCACCAATGTAATCAAGATACTCTGCTCCAGAGATAACAGCCGGCTGGTGCGCAAGATAGTGCGCTCCAAATGGACGCCCATACTGGACAAGCATCAA GTCAAATTGCCTTTGGAGTGTCCGCTGCATGCCTTGCGCGATGTCTTTGCGCCACGTCAGGCGGAGAAGCAGCGTGATCGTCCCACGCAGTGGACTTGCCGGCTCTGCGGCAAGAGTTTCTATCAGGAGAAGTACTTGGATTTGCACTTTGAGGCGCGTCACAAGTCGCTCATCAATGTGGAGGAGACGGCCGTCTGCTTGGCTGATTTCTGTGACATTATGCGCTGCGAGGTGTTTCAAACAGAGGATGCTTCTAGTCTAAAATTCGGTGATCAGCATATAGTTACAGACATAGAAGTTTGGGGTGACTCCTTGGGACAGAATTCCGCGTTGGCCAAAGCGAATGCCGCCTACATGAGTTTAATACCAAG GACTTCCACATTGAGTGCCACGCGTGCAGCCAAAGTACAAAATCGTCAATTACTCCCAGAGCAGCCAAGTCAAGGCGCAGCGCAGTCTAGCGCCGAGGATGCCAGCAAGAAATCTGCAGGCgagaagctgctgctaaagctTAAAGAACTAGGGCAAGGGCATTTAAAACGCGCGCCAgatccagcagcagcggcggagGCGGAGTCAGAGCAGTCGCCAGTGCCAGCGCAGCAGAATGAAACAGAGCAGCAGGCGGAGCTGGATGGCGAGCAACAGCCGCAGGCAGAACAAACTGCTGAGAGTCACGcagaggcaacagcaacaacagcgcccGAAGCGGAGCAGGAAGGCGTTGGCCAAAGCAAAGTGCGTGCCAATTGCAAGGCAGAGGAGCTGAGCAAGCTCAAGGCACGCTGCGAACTTTTGCTGCGCGGCTGCATTGGCAGCTTGCTGCTCTCCATGTCGGATCAATCGTTTCGCGAGCTGGAGGAGGAAATGAACAAGGCGGTGTGCTGGTATCTAACCTGTGATCGCTACTGGGAGGATGGTCCACTCGAACCACGTGCCTTTCCTTGGGGTCTCATTGTCATACTCATCTTTGTGCTCTCCACgggcatttgcttttgttattacatCATCTGGATACTGTTTGA TCATTTGTTACAGCTCCGAAGAAACGACAATCAATGCCAATCATTATGCAGGCGCCGTAGCCGGCGGCAGCATCTACATGCCTGCCCCCCAGCACCATTACCATGTCGACTATGCCACACAACAGGACTTGGACGCCGCCGTTACGttggagcaacagcagcagcagcagcaatactattaccaacagcaacagcagcagcagcagcagcagcagcaacaacagcagcaggcgggAGCTCGAGATTTGTACCCCGAACAAGTTCAATATCATCGGCACAGTCCGCGTCACTACATCGCCGATCAACGTCCCACACTGGCGTCGAGTGCGTCCGTGGGCCAGGGCACGCCTACGACATCGGCCGGCGTCCGGCAAGCGGTGGGAACATCCTCCAACGCCAGCACACCGCTCCACCGGCACTCGACGAGCCTGGGCTACCCACAGGACATTTTAGACCGACGCGACTATACAAGTAG